The following are encoded together in the Rhizophagus irregularis chromosome 21, complete sequence genome:
- a CDS encoding uncharacterized protein (SECRETED:cutsite_IHC-GC; SECRETED:prob_0.6921); SECRETED:SignalP(1-23), translating to MNHNYIIILFLAIFLIQVEKIHCGCYPVGMDDQTIGGSEIKEVVLSSGEISVTTNIIEKGTNGADKYTEGIGHFTINYDKPNGKHVSVRILKKGEMVNYHDCSGNIDPNEVNPFTRIWKFEPELTPPHGTTVTVALSIYWECIYDNGNAGVGCKHEDVSLNVDY from the exons ATGAAtcataattacattattattttatttcttgcaATTTTCCTTATACAAGTTGAAAAAATTCACTGCGGATGTTATCCTGTTGGAATGGATGATCAGACTATTGGTG GTTCTGAGATTAAAGAAGTGGTATTGTCATCAGGAGAAATCTCAGTTACGACTAATATCATTGAAAAGGGTACAAATGGAGCTGATAAATATACGGAAGGAATCGGTCACTTTACCATTAATTATGATAAACCCAATGGCAAACATGTCAGTGTGCGTATTTTAAAGAAGGGCGAGATGGTTAATTACCATGATTGTAGTGGTAACATTGACCCTAATGAAGTTAATCCATTCACAAGAATCTGGAAATTTGAACCAGAATTAACGCCTCCACATGGGACAACTGTTACCGTTGCGCTATCAATATATTGGGAGTGTATTTATGACAACGGTAATGCTGGAGTAGGCTGTAAACATGAAGATGTTTCTCTCAATgtagattattaa